A genome region from Musa acuminata AAA Group cultivar baxijiao chromosome BXJ3-5, Cavendish_Baxijiao_AAA, whole genome shotgun sequence includes the following:
- the LOC103972993 gene encoding piriformospora indica-insensitive protein 2 → MAVDCSLLRSFLVLLLLLHHHLAFVVYATAEDQPPLPLLPDGEREAAYLALESINPSIPWRSLYPDDLCLSGPHGIVCDLFPSSSSSSAKADASPHIVELNFGYLSDFSSNPACGVNATIPTSLSSFPFLRRLFFYNCFTTARASITRDFWNLSLAVEELVFHQNPSLAGRLSGRVGGFIRLRRLIVSGTRIFGIIPSEVGNLQQLEQLVLSRNRLRGEIPGSIGRLGLLKVLDLCGNHIGGVLPAEIGRMTTLVKLDLGSNRISGGVPPELGQLRRVELLDLSDNRLTGGVPAALAEMANLRELHLSRNPLGGTIPEIWEKLGGILGIGMSRLGLVGNIPSSMGLLLGNVRYLAMDNNKLEGEVPEQFRRMEGSAVEINLENNGLRGRLPFSAAFVGRLGSKLKLGGNRELCLGEDLASGNVGLRRCNKTAVPHPVLFTSGVSSSYKSFLFLTVNFFFFSC, encoded by the coding sequence ATGGCGGTCGATTGTTCCTTGCTCAGGTCTTTCctagtcctcctcctcctcctccatcaccaTCTTGCGTTCGTCGTCTACGCCACAGCGGAAGATCAGCCGCCGCTTCCTCTTCTGCCGGATGGTGAGCGGGAGGCGGCGTACCTTGCCCTCGAGTCCATCAACCCTTCCATTCCTTGGCGCTCGCTGTACCCCGATGACCTATGCCTCTCCGGTCCCCACGGTATCGTCTGCGACCTCTTTCCCTCCTCGTCCTCTTCTTCCGCCAAAGCCGACGCCTCCCCTCACATCGTCGAACTCAACTTCGGCTACCTCTCCGACTTCTCTTCCAACCCAGCCTGCGGAGTAAACGCTACCATCCCCACTTCCCTCTCCTCCTTCCCATTCCTCCGCaggctcttcttctacaactgCTTTACCACCGCTAGAGCCTCCATTACCCGGGACTTCTGGAACCTCTCCCTTGCCGTCGAAGAGCTAGTATTCCACCAGAACCCATCCCTAGCCGGCCGCCTCAGCGGCCGGGTCGGCGGCTTCATTCGCCTACGGCGCCTCATCGTGTCCGGCACGCGTATCTTCGGGATCATCCCTTCCGAGGTCGGGAACCTACAACAACTGGAGCAGCTCGTCCTGTCGCGGAACCGTCTCCGCGGTGAGATTCCCGGGTCCATCGGCCGACTGGGCCTTCTGAAGGTGCTCGACCTGTGCGGGAACCACATCGGAGGGGTACTACCGGCGGAGATCGGACGGATGACGACGCTTGTTAAGCTGGACCTCGGCTCTAACCGGATCAGCGGCGGGGTGCCGCCCGAGCTGGGGCAACTGCGGCGGGTGGAGCTCCTGGATCTGAGCGACAACCGGCTCACGGGCGGCGTCCCGGCGGCGCTGGCGGAGATGGCAAATCTGCGGGAGTTGCACCTAAGCAGGAACCCCCTCGGTGGCACGATCCCGGAAATATGGGAGAAGCTGGGCGGCATTTTGGGGATCGGAATGTCGCGGCTGGGCCTGGTGGGGAACATCCCGTCGTCGATGGGGCTACTCCTGGGAAACGTGCGATACCTCGCGATGGACAACAACAAACTGGAGGGGGAGGTGCCGGAGCAGTTCCGGAGGATGGAGGGGTCAGCGGTGGAGATCAACCTTGAGAACAACGGTCTCCGCGGCCGGCTCCCGTTCTCCGCCGCCTTCGTGGGCCGCCTCGGCAGCAAGCTTAAGCTGGGCGGGAACCGGGAGCTGTGCCTGGGGGAGGATCTCGCAAGCGGCAATGTGGGGCTGCGGCGCTGCAACAAGACGGCGGTTCCACACCCTGTGCTCTTCACCTCCGGCGTCTCCTCTTCCTACAAATCTTTTCTCTTTCTTACCgtgaatttctttttcttttcgtgTTAA